CGCCGATCCCTATCATGAAGCCTCCCTTAAGTCTTTCCTCAAGTATTATTCTCTCTATAGTGTCGGGGAGTATAGAACCTTCCTCTAGCTTGACAGCCTTAATCAACTACTTCACCTACTTATGTGTATTAGTTAAGTTTTAATAATTTGTTTCTAGATATTGTAGTTGGTGTGTTTAGTGAGTAAGGTGTTCTCGACTGGAGTAAACCCTCTAAATATCGCTCTACCTGCTGGGATACCTTACGGGTCATTAACTCTGCTCTTAGGTCCTGGAGGCGTTGGTAAGTCTGTGATGCTCGCCAACTTATCGTGGAATTTCTTGAGAGACTCTAAGAATGCGGTAGTTTACGTGACTTTCGATGATTCTCCTGACGCTCTGCTCGCTCTCTACGACTACTTCAAGTGGGATGTTAGCAGGTATGTTAGTGAGGGTAGGTTCAAGATAGTAGATTGCTTTAGCTTTAGGTTAGGTCCATTCAAGAAGTCTGTCGGCGGGGTTGTTAGGGAGTTGGAGGTTAGAGACCTTAATTCTCTAATATATGCTGTGAGTGACGCGTCAAGCCCTACGAGAGGCTCTACGATGGTCTTGATAGACTCACTCAACGAGTTGATTCTAAAGTTTGAGGTTTCTCAGTTTCTAGACTTTATAAAGAGTCTTCGAGCAATAGTCGGTAAGGGCTTGGGGAACATAGTTATTGCCACAATACACACGACAACAGAGACGTTTCAGGAAGTAGTTAACTACTTAGAGTACCTAGTTGATGGAGTTATTGAGACTAGGTTCAACCCCTCACTCATGGAGTAC
This genomic window from Zestosphaera sp. contains:
- a CDS encoding RAD55 family ATPase; this encodes MSKVFSTGVNPLNIALPAGIPYGSLTLLLGPGGVGKSVMLANLSWNFLRDSKNAVVYVTFDDSPDALLALYDYFKWDVSRYVSEGRFKIVDCFSFRLGPFKKSVGGVVRELEVRDLNSLIYAVSDASSPTRGSTMVLIDSLNELILKFEVSQFLDFIKSLRAIVGKGLGNIVIATIHTTTETFQEVVNYLEYLVDGVIETRFNPSLMEYGIPVKELLVRKMRGVPTNPVWIPYVISSEGIAAVDPQKLAKVLQEKVREVESLKKMLSGSED